The Tolypothrix sp. PCC 7712 region TGATTATCGGTCAGCTAGAGAAGGGCCTAGTCAATGTCGATCAAGATAATTTGGTGATAGCTTATGAACCAATTTGGGCAATTGGGACAGGCGACACTTGTGAAGTCACAGAAGCAAATCGGGTAATTGGCTTAATTCGTAGCCAGTTGACTAATGCGAATGTGTCGATTCAATATGGTGGCTCAGTCAAGCCCAATAATATTGATGAGATTATGGCTCAACCTGAAATCGATGGTGTTCTGGTAGGAGGCGCAAGCTTAGAACCGGAAAGTTTCGCCAGGATTGTGAACTACAACTAGTCTCCATTTTGTGGTTGTCAAGAGCCGCAGAGACGCGATTAATCGCGTCTGTACTCAAAAGTCAAATAGAATTTTGAATTTTGAATTATTTGTCTCTCTAGTCCCCAGTCCCCATTACCCCTTATCCCCAGAGGGGGCCCCGAGTTCCCCAATCCCCAATCCCCAATCCCTATTCCTCACCCCTAATTTGTCTATGTCAACTAACTTAATGATTCGGGGACGCTGTTTCCAATGGGGACAGCAGACTTATCTCATGGGTGTATTAAATGTAACTCCTGATAGCTTTAGTGATGGTGGTGAATTTAACTCTACTGCTACAGCTGTAGCACAAGCCCAAGCACTAGTAGCTGCTGGCGCTGATATTGTTGATGTCGGTGGTCAGTCTACGCGACCAGGAGCAGAGCAAATAACTGTTGCGGAAGAAATGGAGCGAGTGGTACCAATTGTCAAAGCCCTGCGTTCCGGAATGGATATACCGATTTCTGTAGATACAACTAGGGCAGATGTAGCTAAAGCATCTGTAGCTGCTGGCGCTGATATAATTAATGATATTTCTGGCGGCACTTTTGATTCAGAAATGTTGCCAACAGTAGCGAGTTTAGGCGTGCCTATTGTGTTGATGCACATCCGGGGAAACCCGCAGACGATGCAACAACAAACTGATTATCAAGATTTAATGGCAGAAATTTATAATTTTCTTGCAAAACAAATAGCTACTGCAATTGCTGTAGGCATTGACCAGCAGAAAATAATTATTGATCCTGGTATTGGCTTTGCTAAAAACTATGAGCAAAATTTAGAAATTTTTCGCCGCTTGCGGTCATTGAGAGTGCTTAATTGCCCTATTTTAGTAGGGCCTTCTCGTAAAAGTTTCATCGGTCGGATTCTCAATCAACCAGATCCCAAAGCACGAGTCTGGGGAACAGCTGCGGCTTGTTGTGCGGCTATCTTTAATGGCGCTGATATCCTCCGAGTTCACGATGTGAAAGAAATGCGTGATGTTTCATTTGTAGCCGATGCTTTGTTTCGGCAAACAACACAAGATTAGTGAATATGTTGTAAATAAATATACCGATTGACTAGAAAACTAGCGATCGCAAAACCACCTAAATTCTACGCCACATATCTAGGTATTCCCATTACCATTGGGTGTGCCATTACCTTCTATATTTGTACTCTCAGCAATCATCTCTTTCATCAAGTCGCCACTTTTGCCAGGATCTACAAACACAACTTTCGCGTTTTGACTTTCACCTAGCCTGTAACTAGCATTGATGTAATCTTGAGCCACAAGATAACGCAAAATTTCCTTACTTTCAGGATTGGTGCGTAAAGCTTCAGCAATTATTTGCATAGAAGTCATAGTTCCTTCTGCTTTCTTAATTGCGGCTTGGCGTTCTCCTTCAGCTTCGGAAATCAGCGCCCGTTTTTTGATTTCAGCTGCTCTTTCCTCTTCCATCGACTTCCGCACGCTTTCAGGCGGCGTAATGCGCTGAATATCTAAGCGGATAATCTCAACGCCCCAACCAGCTGTTGTATCATTCAACTGGTCTAAAATGGCTCTGTCCATCTCTGAGCGAGAGACATTGGTTTCTTCGACCGTATTCTGAGCGATAATTTCCCGGAGTGTGGTGTGAGCTAGCTGTACCAATGCGCCTTGGAGATCATCAATAGCGTAAAAGCTCTTTTCTATATCTTTAATGCGCCAGTAAAGGATAGCATCAACTTCGAGGTAGATATTATCTCTAGTAATGACATTCTGGGGCTTAATGTCTATATACTGCTCCCTGGTAGTATCTTCCATGACGATCTGATCTACCAGGGGAACAATAAAGTTCAGCCCTGGACTTAATTTACGATGATATCGCCCTAATCGCTCTACTAGAGCGACATTCCCTTGATTAATCAGTTTCGCAGATCCTAAGGCATAACCTATAAGCGCTAAGACTATAGCAATAATTGGCTCCATATCTGCTCCTAATTTAGCTTTTGGAGAAATTTTAGTTTAAAGGACATGGTACTATCTTGTCCTAAATCTAAGTCTAATGTTTTAAGTTTGTAATTTTCCGAACACGAGCCGCAACATTGCGATCGCAAGTCTCAACTCGTCTTGTGCAGATAGGACATTTTGCCTCAATGCAATCGCTATTAAAGCACCTTGATTACATACTGGCAAGGTCTAGGCTCCTCATGACAAAGGTTTTCAACTCCAGCATTGTATTGTTTGCTGAGTGTGGTTGCGATCGCATATTGACCAAGCCGATTTTATATTAAACAAACAAAACCCACGCAAGTGAGTTTAAATGCTGATGCTCTTGTTGGCTTCCATTTAATTACGAATTATGAATTACGAATTAGCAATTATTTGGTCAGCTGATCAACAACAAAACCTAACCAGGGTTTGATATTTCTAGGTAAATCAGAATTCAGGCGCAGGGGTAATTCTGGTGTCGAGAGAGATTGAGCGTAAGCAGGTGTGAGAAACGGTTGATAAATTTTCGCTTCTGGGGTTGACTGTTTGACAAACGCTAAGGTGACACCACGAACTAACTGACGCAGAGAATTGGTTTCGGAACCGCGCTTTTCTGGAAAAATGGTAGTGGCTGTACTAGCGCTATAGCTGGGATCGCTAATACTTAAGTGAGTTCCACCAATAGCGGTTAACAAATATTTGTTGCTTTGCAGTTGATTAAAAGGTGCTATTTGGTGTTTCAAGGACGGGGTTAGAGAATCTTCAGTGCTAGTTAAAATTAATACTGGATTATTAATTTTATTTAGACCTGTTTTACCAAACAGATTACCAACTACAGGGTTAAAAGCGATCGCACTTGTGACTCTTGGGTCTTTTAATTGTAGTTTCTTTTCTTTTAATGGCGCAGCCGCACACTGTAACCAATCCCCAGGTGATTCGTTGATAGAAAGAGAATTTTGACAGAATTGTCTGACTGCTTCTAAATCTACTTCTGGGCCTAACAAGGCTAAAGCCGTATAACCGCCCAAGGAATGACCGATAACAGTAACTTTATCAGTGTTAAATTTTCCTTGTAGCGTTCCTGATTGATTGTTGAGTTTGGCTAGTTCGTCCAGTAAAAAACTGATATCTTTGGGGCGATTAATAAATTCTGTAGCTGGTAGTATTTGGGCTAAATTTGTTGGCGTTGAGGTTTGATAAATAGAGTTATTTATCTTGCTATCTGGATGTTCAATCGCCGCTACAGTGAACCCGTAGGAAGCTAAATGACGCGCTAAGTAGCTCAAGAATTTGCGGTTTGCACCAAAACCAGGAGAAATTACAACTAATGGTGCTTGGGTGCTACCTTTACTCCAATAAATATCTACGGGAATGCTTCTTTGACGTTGCTTATCTTGTAGAGTAAGGGTTTGTTGTTGTACTGCTTCTTTACCAATAGCAGCGGGATCAAAGGTCGGTTGAAAAGTTGTAGTGTTTTTGACTAACAAATCTCTTTCTAGCAACGTACCTAAGGCTTGGCTTTGCAGGTAATTGCTGTTGAATTCTACGGCAATTTGAATGGCTTTAGTTGCATCTAATGTCACATTTTCTTCTGGGTAGGCTCGTAAAAACCCCAGCACACTCAAACCGTTAACTTGACGTAGAGAGAGGTTGAGTGCGGCTTGGAGACCTTCTACTGTACTACCTGGGATTGCAACTCCCAATGATGAAATTAACTGTTGACCTTGTGGCGATCGCACTAGGTCATCAAAAAACTTATCAGCCAAAGCTGGATCTACTTGTACGCGCCGATTC contains the following coding sequences:
- the folP gene encoding dihydropteroate synthase, encoding MSTNLMIRGRCFQWGQQTYLMGVLNVTPDSFSDGGEFNSTATAVAQAQALVAAGADIVDVGGQSTRPGAEQITVAEEMERVVPIVKALRSGMDIPISVDTTRADVAKASVAAGADIINDISGGTFDSEMLPTVASLGVPIVLMHIRGNPQTMQQQTDYQDLMAEIYNFLAKQIATAIAVGIDQQKIIIDPGIGFAKNYEQNLEIFRRLRSLRVLNCPILVGPSRKSFIGRILNQPDPKARVWGTAAACCAAIFNGADILRVHDVKEMRDVSFVADALFRQTTQD
- a CDS encoding SPFH domain-containing protein — translated: MEPIIAIVLALIGYALGSAKLINQGNVALVERLGRYHRKLSPGLNFIVPLVDQIVMEDTTREQYIDIKPQNVITRDNIYLEVDAILYWRIKDIEKSFYAIDDLQGALVQLAHTTLREIIAQNTVEETNVSRSEMDRAILDQLNDTTAGWGVEIIRLDIQRITPPESVRKSMEEERAAEIKKRALISEAEGERQAAIKKAEGTMTSMQIIAEALRTNPESKEILRYLVAQDYINASYRLGESQNAKVVFVDPGKSGDLMKEMIAESTNIEGNGTPNGNGNT
- a CDS encoding alpha/beta hydrolase, which codes for MHFWRSKQQRKISWVQGLLCSITIALSWGAGMTSTLAAQKITIRLGPFQQAIAIGDIEAFAKTGKLPENLQLFRPFLTPQFQELLNRRVQVDPALADKFFDDLVRSPQGQQLISSLGVAIPGSTVEGLQAALNLSLRQVNGLSVLGFLRAYPEENVTLDATKAIQIAVEFNSNYLQSQALGTLLERDLLVKNTTTFQPTFDPAAIGKEAVQQQTLTLQDKQRQRSIPVDIYWSKGSTQAPLVVISPGFGANRKFLSYLARHLASYGFTVAAIEHPDSKINNSIYQTSTPTNLAQILPATEFINRPKDISFLLDELAKLNNQSGTLQGKFNTDKVTVIGHSLGGYTALALLGPEVDLEAVRQFCQNSLSINESPGDWLQCAAAPLKEKKLQLKDPRVTSAIAFNPVVGNLFGKTGLNKINNPVLILTSTEDSLTPSLKHQIAPFNQLQSNKYLLTAIGGTHLSISDPSYSASTATTIFPEKRGSETNSLRQLVRGVTLAFVKQSTPEAKIYQPFLTPAYAQSLSTPELPLRLNSDLPRNIKPWLGFVVDQLTK